A window from Triticum aestivum cultivar Chinese Spring chromosome 6D, IWGSC CS RefSeq v2.1, whole genome shotgun sequence encodes these proteins:
- the LOC123144720 gene encoding protein CNGC15b — MASGASRTVRFQSDVDVKHFRASPLESPQPPPGRKRSRSHDPRRWWPGSRDSPEKPRARTSGGSGRALKDRVLSRAFSEELESLMHAGGDRHLFFFFDPRGQVIHRWHKVFLAACLASLFVDPLFLYLTGTRRDACVGFDYSLALTLSMIRSLLDVFYAAHIVIRFRTAFIAPSSRVFGRGELVINPYQIARRYLAWTFWFDLFTALPLPQFVLWVVVPKLRESAITNIKNVLRFSIIFQYLPRLLQIFPLTRRIVMATGVMTENAWAGAAYNLILYMLASHVLGALWYLFSVQRQESCWREACRAEGPPCQDIFFDCASTSTVSSNRSVWYALTNVTRLCAPGNNGFYQFGIFAEALDARLTTSSFTHKYFYCFWWGLKNLSCLGQNLNTSLSIGEISFAIVIGVLGLVLFALLIGNMQSYLQATMVRLEEWRTKRTDMERWMQHRQIPQPLKECVRRYHQYKWVATRGVDEEALLEDLPMDIRRDIKRHLCLDLVRRVPLFDEMDERMLEAICERLRPALYTRGTRLVRELDPVDSMLFIIRGHLDSNTTQGGRSGFFNSCRIGAGEFCGEELLTWALDPRPAEALPRSTRTVRAVSEVEAFALVADDLRFVASQFRRLHSARIRHRFRFYSHQWRTWAACFIQAAWRRHKRRRASMELRVREGGSQAWPGGSVRRRRHSCDGKALKKPTEPDFTVEQEE, encoded by the exons ATGGCGTCCGGTGCTTCACGAACCGTCAG GTTTCAGAGCGACGTGGACGTGAAGCACTTCAGAGCGAGCCCTTTGGAGAGCCCGCAACCACCGCCGGGCAGAAAGCGCAGCAGGTCCCATGACCCGAGGCGGTGGTGGCCGGGATCCCGTGACTCCCCGGAGAAACCGCGCGCTCGCacgagcggcggcagcggcagagCCCTCAAGGACAGGGTGCTGTCGCGGGCCTTCTCGGAGGAACTGGAGTCGCTGATGCACGCCGGCGGCGACCgccacctcttcttcttcttcgacccGCGCGGGCAGGTGATCCACCGGTGGCACAAGGTGTTCCTGGCCGCCTGCCTCGCGTCGCTCTTCGTGGACCCGCTCTTCCTCTACCTGACGGGGACGCGGCGGGACGCGTGCGTCGGCTTCGACTACTCGCTGGCGCTCACGCTCTCCATGATACGCTCGCTGCTGGACGTCTTCTACGCAGCGCACATCGTCATCCGCTTCCGCACCGCCTTCATCGCCCCCTCGTCGCGGGTGTTCGGGAGAGGGGAGCTCGTCATCAACCCGTACCAGATCGCCAGGCGGTACCTTGCATGGACCTTCTGGTTTGATCTCTTCACCGCGCTACCACTGCCGCAG TTTGTGTTGTGGGTGGTGGTGCCGAAGCTGAGGGAATCCGCGATCACAAACATAAAGAACGTCCTCCGCTTCAGCATCATTTTCCAGTACCTGCCGCGGCTGCTGCAGATCTTCCCGCTGACGAGGCGGATCGTGATGGCGACGGGGGTCATGACCGAAAACGCCTGGGCCGGAGCAGCCTACAACCTCATACTCTACATGCTAGCCAGCCAC GTGCTGGGAGCACTGTGGTACCTCTTCTCGGTGCAGCGGCAGGAGTCGTGCTGGCGGGAGGCGTGCCGCGCCGAGGGCCCGCCGTGCCAGGACATCTTCTTCGACTGTGCAAGCACAAGCACGGTGAGCAGCAACCGGAGCGTCTGGTACGCGCTCACCAACGTCACGAGGCTGTGCGCCCCCGGCAACAACGGCTTCTACCAGTTCGGGATCTTCGCGGAGGCGCTGGACGCGCGGCTCACCACCTCCTCCTTCACGCACAAGTACTTCTACTGCTTCTGGTGGGGCCTCAAGAACCTCAGCTGCCTGGGCCAGAACCTCAACACCAGCCTCTCCATCGGCGAGATCAGTTTCGCCATCGTCATCGGCGTCCTCGGCCTGGTGCTCTTCGCGCTGCTCATCGGCAACATGCAGTCCTACCTCCAGGCCACCATGGTGCGGCTGGAGGAGTGGCGGACCAAGCGCACGGACATGGAGCGCTGGATGCAGCACCGCCAGATCCCGCAGCCGCTCAAGGAGTGCGTCAGGCGCTACCACCAGTACAAGTGGGTGGCCACCCGCGGCGTCGACGAGGAGGCGCTGCTCGAGGACCTCCCCATGGACATCCGCCGCGACATCAAGCGCCACCtctgcctcgacctcgtccgccGGGTGCCGCTGTTCGACGAGATGGACGAGCGCATGCTGGAGGCCATCTGCGAGCGCCTGCGCCCGGCGCTCTACACGCGGGGCACGCGCCTGGTGAGGGAGCTGGACCCCGTCGACTCCATGCTCTTCATCATCCGGGGCCACCTCGACTCCAACACCACGCAGGGCGGGAGGTCCGGCTTCTTCAACTCGTGCCGCATCGGGGCGGGGGAGTTCTGCGGGGAGGAGCTGCTCACCTGGGCGCTCGACCCGCGCCCCGCCGAGGCGCTGCCGAGGTCCACGCGCACCGTGCGCGCCGTCTCCGAGGTCGAGGCCTTCGCGCTCGTCGCCGATGACCTCCGCTTCGTCGCCTCGCAGTTCCGCCGCCTGCACAGCGCGCGCATCCGCCACAGGTTCCGCTTCTACTCCCACCAGTGGCGCACCTGGGCGGCGTGCTTCATCCAGGCCGCATGGCGCCGCCACAAGCGCCGACGCGCGTCCATGGAGCTCAGGGTGCGCGAGGGCGGCAGCCAGGCCTGGCCGGGAGGGAGCGTCAGGCGCCGTCGCCACAGTTGCGACGGCAAGGCGCTCAAGAAACCCACGGAGCCGGATTTCACGGTGGAGCAAGAGGAATGA